A window from Leguminivora glycinivorella isolate SPB_JAAS2020 chromosome 16, LegGlyc_1.1, whole genome shotgun sequence encodes these proteins:
- the LOC125234909 gene encoding uncharacterized protein LOC125234909, translating into MALPPRVMDEPVSPVGRVVHPGNAGGQSGVAQSHLPRTTSSRVWRRGHNPQGPKSPSGLATAGQWTRVPYGRGGTVRWPDVGGASSGRTLGLGHAEGARAGGTTGGNGIVSFSHSSAAPDVAHETQLNTSIPSGYSWCTISYIPNVAGSMEGGKHGRYAQKQKRAALRANKQASDRDGRQPAVAGQPTKAPAADVSAKQPQRPGGSQGGAPQRADKGARPAPGAKEKSNATEKARRKRGGRGKKGKAAPEKQTGTGPVPKRPRPDDTLSPKTSCPKRTKTSTGSGVVRKAVSYADTVVLNDLYVAVMTEPFKDLTPEQVEELKLTLETSIVDLVGTPSSSPHAPHWPSFRGKPFHSEGVLKLQCESKRDVEWLKDTIATCVSPIPDTKLVVKRQIDIPRRVKSAVLLPSCSEDVRTIQILLRRQNPWYQVSSWSLYNVERHEGTTSGAFLVLGIPADQIPGIIARERRLAYKLGNAYIRFFNSNGKLLDAPPPAETATATVVSGALSAAKQRECTTPNTEAGASVSEVSEPSSVERQSSTGEPAVPQPTSSASERAGGASACPLTTPREDADDSDLERDVAQLMDHDAPLESDEEMSIKDGSSTPN; encoded by the exons ATGGCACTGCCGCCGCGGGTCATGGACGAACCCGTCTCACCTGTGGGTCGGGTCGTACACCCTGGTAATGCTGGTGGTCAGTCGGGCGTCGCACAATCACATCTACCCCGGACCACCAGTAGCCGAGTATGGAGGCGAGGTCATAACCCGCAAGGACCTAAAAGCCCAAGCGGG CTAGCCACTGCAGGGCAGTGGACACGCGTCCCGTACGGTCGAGGTGGTACGGTCCGCTGGCCAGATGTGGGGGGGGCGTCCTCTGGGAGGACGCTGGGGCTCGGCCATGCTGAAGGAGCAAGGGCGGGTGGAACCACTGGAGGAAATGGGATCGTTTCCTTCAGCCACTCGTCTGCAGCACCTGATGTCGCGCATGAGACCCAACTCAACACATCTATACCTTCCGGGTATTCCTGGTGTACTATAAGTTACATCCCCAACGTTGCGGGCTCCATGGAGGGTGGGAAGCACGGGAG ATATGCGCAAAAACAAAAACGCGCGGCCCTACGCGCAAACAAGCAAGCCTCGGATAGGGACGGACGGCAACCAGCCGTCGCAGGACAGCCGACAAAGGCCCCTGCTGCTGATGTCAGCGCGAAGCAACCGCAACGCCCCGGCGGAAGCCAGGGTGGTGCACCGCAGCGCGCTGACAAAGGAGCACGTCCTGCACCGGGCGCGAAGGAGAAATCCAACGCGACCGAGAAAGCGAGGCGCAAACGTGGGGGCAGAGGGAAGAAGGGAAAAGCGGCGCCAGAGAAGCAGACTGGCACGGGCCCAGTACCCAAACGTCCTCGCCCTGACGACACACTATCGCCAAAAACGAGCTGTCCGAAGCGAACCAAAACCTCCACTGGTTCGGGTGTGGTAAGGAAGGCCGTCTCCTACGCTGACACTGTAGTCTTAAACGACCTGTATGTCGCAGTGATGACGGAACCCTTCAAGGACCTCACACCGGAACAAGTGGAGGAATTAAAGCTGACTCTGGAGACCAGCATCGTAGATCTGGTGGGCACTCCGAGCTCCAGCCCACACGCTCCGCACTGGCCCTCCTTCCGTGGAAAGCCTTTCCACAGTGAAGGGGTGCTAAAACTACAGTGCGAGAGCAAAAGGGACGTAGAGTGGCTCAAGGACACCATAGCCACCTGCGTGTCACCAATTCCCGACACAAAACTGGTCGTAAAGCGCCAGATTGACATTCCCCGACGGGTGAAGTCCGCTGTACTGCTACCAAGCTGTTCGGAAGACGTTAGGACGATCCAGATCCTCCTACGTAGACAGAACCCTTGGTATCAGGTCAGCAGCTGGTCGCTTTACAATGTCGAGCGCCATGAAGGGACTACGTCTGGAGCCTTCTTGGTTCTCGGCATCCCGGCAGACCAGATTCCGGGAATAATAGCTAGGGAGCGTAGGCTTGCCTATAAACTGGGCAACGCCTACATCCGATTCTTTAACAGCAATGGCAAGCTGCTTGATGCGCCGCCACCTGCTGAGACTGCGACGGCTACTGTAGTGAGCGGTGCCCTCTCCGCTGCGAAGCAGAGAGAATGCACCACTCCTAATACAGAAGCTGGCGCGTCGGTGTCGGAGGTTAGCGAACCGAGCTCCGTTGAGAGACAGAGCTCGACAGGCGAACCTGCGGTCCCCCAACCAACCTCCAGCGCAAGCGAGAGGGCGGGAGGGGCGTCAGCCTGCCCGCTGACAACCCCGCGCGAGGACGCTGATGACAGCGACCTTGAGAGGGATGTCGCGCAGCTGATGGACCACGACGCCCCGCTGGAATCGGACGAGGAGATGAGCATCAAAGATGGCTCCTCCACCCCTAACTAA